In Agrobacterium sp. RAC06, a single window of DNA contains:
- the hfq gene encoding RNA chaperone Hfq, producing MAERSQNLQDLFLNTVRKQKISLTIFLINGVKLTGVVTSFDNFCVLLRRDGHSQLVYKHAISTIMPGQPMTMFENDEASSGQD from the coding sequence ATGGCGGAACGTTCTCAGAACCTGCAGGATCTCTTCCTCAACACCGTACGAAAGCAGAAGATTTCGCTGACGATCTTCTTGATCAACGGCGTGAAGCTGACCGGTGTTGTGACATCCTTTGACAATTTCTGTGTTCTCCTGCGACGCGACGGCCATTCCCAGCTGGTCTACAAGCACGCCATCTCGACCATCATGCCCGGCCAGCCGATGACGATGTTCGAGAACGACGAAGCCTCTTCCGGACAGGACTGA
- a CDS encoding D-amino-acid transaminase, whose product MPRIAYVNGRYLPHADAAVHIEDRGYQFADGVYEVCEIRHGVIVDLTRHLDRLDRSLSELQMKSPMSRAALTQVIREVARRNRVKNGLFYLQVTRGVARRDHVYPSADTPPSLVITAKITDPSVIAKKNETGLKAITLPDNRWDRVDIKTVGLLPNAMARQAAKEKGAQEAIYVDSRGMVTEGAATNVWIVDKDGVLVTRPAEHGILRGITRTGLMDVTDRLGINVQEREFSREEMLNAREVFITAATSICFPIVEIDGQPIGNGHPGAMAERIRSTFFDVAEKTVI is encoded by the coding sequence ATGCCACGCATCGCCTATGTCAATGGCCGTTACCTGCCTCATGCCGACGCGGCGGTGCATATCGAGGATCGCGGCTACCAATTCGCCGATGGGGTCTACGAGGTCTGCGAAATCCGCCATGGTGTGATCGTCGATCTCACCCGACATCTTGATCGCCTTGATCGTTCGTTGTCCGAACTCCAGATGAAGTCCCCGATGAGCCGCGCGGCCCTGACCCAGGTCATCCGTGAAGTGGCACGCCGCAATCGTGTGAAGAATGGTCTCTTCTATCTCCAGGTGACGCGCGGTGTGGCCCGGCGCGACCACGTCTATCCCTCAGCCGACACGCCGCCGAGCCTGGTGATCACAGCCAAGATCACCGATCCCTCTGTGATCGCGAAGAAGAATGAGACGGGTCTGAAGGCGATCACTCTGCCGGACAACCGTTGGGACCGCGTCGACATCAAGACAGTCGGCCTTTTGCCCAATGCCATGGCCCGTCAGGCGGCCAAGGAGAAGGGTGCGCAGGAAGCGATCTATGTCGATTCGCGCGGCATGGTGACGGAAGGGGCGGCGACCAATGTCTGGATCGTCGATAAGGATGGGGTGCTCGTCACCCGTCCCGCCGAACACGGCATCCTGCGCGGCATCACGCGCACAGGCCTGATGGACGTAACGGACAGGTTGGGGATCAACGTGCAGGAGCGAGAGTTTTCCCGCGAGGAAATGCTCAATGCGCGCGAGGTCTTCATCACCGCCGCCACCAGCATCTGTTTTCCGATCGTCGAAATCGACGGCCAGCCGATCGGAAACGGCCATCCCGGCGCCATGGCCGAGCGCATCCGTTCGACCTTTTTCGACGTTGCGGAGAAGACGGTGATTTGA
- the trkA gene encoding Trk system potassium transporter TrkA encodes MKVIICGAGQVGYGIAERLSQEGNDVSVIDTSASLVSHITETLDVSGYVGHGAHPDVLARAGADQAEMLIAVTLYDEINMTACQVAHSLFNVPTKIARIRSQNYLRPEYSDLFSRDNLPIDVTISPEIEVGKMVLRRISFPGATDIVRFADDHIAMLAIECMEDCPVVDTPLNQLSELFPDLMATVCAIWRNGRLHVVRSQDHLQVGDLAYVICQRDHARRTLGLFGHEEQEAARIVIAGGGNIGYYVAKSIEQMQPKTRLKIIENDRERALSVSDQLQDGIVLHGSALDQNILQQADIQDADLMVTLTNNDQTNILSAAMAKRLGCKSGMALINSPSFHDLATSIGIDAHINPRAVTISRVLQHVRKGRIRAVYAVQKGKAEVIEAEALETSPLVGKPFRELELPPGLRVGAILRDKTVIRPNGETKIKAKDRVVMFAAADAVRHVEQLFRVSIQYF; translated from the coding sequence ATGAAAGTCATCATCTGCGGCGCGGGCCAGGTCGGTTACGGTATCGCCGAACGCCTCTCCCAGGAGGGCAACGATGTCTCGGTGATCGACACCTCGGCGTCGCTCGTCTCGCACATCACCGAGACCCTCGATGTCAGCGGCTATGTCGGTCACGGCGCCCATCCGGACGTGCTGGCGCGCGCCGGCGCAGACCAGGCGGAAATGCTGATCGCCGTCACGCTTTATGACGAGATCAACATGACAGCCTGCCAGGTTGCGCATTCCCTGTTCAACGTGCCGACCAAGATTGCCCGTATCCGCTCGCAAAACTATCTGCGTCCCGAATATTCGGATCTGTTCAGTCGCGATAATCTGCCGATCGACGTCACGATCTCGCCCGAGATCGAAGTCGGCAAGATGGTGTTGCGCCGGATTTCCTTCCCCGGCGCCACCGATATCGTCCGTTTCGCCGACGACCATATTGCGATGCTTGCCATCGAGTGCATGGAAGATTGCCCGGTGGTGGATACGCCGCTCAATCAGTTGAGCGAACTCTTCCCCGATCTGATGGCCACCGTCTGCGCCATCTGGCGCAACGGTCGCCTGCACGTCGTTCGCTCGCAGGACCACCTGCAGGTCGGCGACCTGGCCTATGTCATCTGCCAGCGGGACCACGCCCGTCGAACCCTTGGCCTTTTCGGTCATGAAGAACAGGAGGCCGCCCGTATCGTCATCGCCGGCGGCGGTAACATCGGCTACTACGTCGCCAAGTCTATTGAGCAGATGCAGCCCAAAACGCGTCTGAAGATCATCGAGAACGACCGCGAGCGCGCGCTGTCCGTATCCGATCAGCTGCAGGACGGCATCGTGCTGCATGGCTCGGCGCTCGATCAGAACATCCTCCAGCAGGCCGACATCCAGGACGCCGACCTGATGGTGACGCTCACCAACAATGATCAGACCAACATCCTGAGTGCTGCCATGGCCAAGCGCCTGGGCTGCAAGTCGGGTATGGCGCTGATCAACAGCCCGTCCTTCCACGATCTGGCGACGTCGATTGGCATTGATGCTCATATCAACCCGCGTGCCGTGACGATTTCTCGCGTACTCCAGCATGTGCGCAAGGGCCGTATCCGCGCCGTCTATGCGGTGCAGAAGGGCAAGGCCGAAGTCATTGAGGCCGAGGCGCTTGAGACCTCGCCGCTCGTCGGCAAGCCCTTCCGTGAACTCGAGCTTCCGCCCGGTCTGCGCGTGGGCGCAATCCTGCGCGACAAGACGGTGATCCGCCCGAATGGTGAAACCAAGATCAAGGCCAAGGATCGCGTCGTCATGTTCGCCGCTGCCGACGCCGTACGCCACGTCGAGCAACTCTTCCGCGTTTCGATCCAGTATTTCTGA
- the ntrX gene encoding nitrogen assimilation response regulator NtrX gives MASDILVVDDEEDIREIVSGILSDEGHETRTAHDADSALAAISDRVPRLVFLDIWMQGSRLDGLSLLDEIKLRHPDLPVVMISGHGNVETAVSAIKRGAFDFIEKPFKADRLILIAERALENSKLKREVSELKRRTGDAIELIGTSVAVSQLRQTIEKIAPTNSRIMIFGPSGSGKELVARMIHKRSARSGGPFVSLNAAAITPDRMEMALFGTEGTPGQPRRIGALEEAHRGILYLDEIGEMPRETQNKILRVLVEQQFERIGGSKRVKVDVRIISSSAYNLESLIAEGRFREDLFHRLAVVPVKVPALAERREDIPFLVDMFMRQVSEQAGIRQRKIGDDAMAVLQANDWPGNIRQLRNNIERLMILAQGDSPDSPISAEMLPQDLSDMLPKVSARNDTHIMTLPLREAREMFERDYLIAQINRFGGNISRTAEFVGMERSALHRKLKSLGV, from the coding sequence ATGGCCTCTGATATTCTCGTAGTCGACGACGAAGAAGACATTCGCGAGATCGTCTCCGGCATCCTGAGCGACGAAGGGCATGAGACCCGGACGGCGCACGACGCCGACAGCGCTCTGGCCGCTATTTCGGATCGTGTGCCGCGGCTGGTCTTCCTCGACATCTGGATGCAGGGTAGCCGGCTCGACGGCCTGTCGCTGCTCGACGAGATCAAGCTGCGCCATCCCGACTTGCCTGTGGTGATGATCTCGGGGCACGGCAATGTCGAGACAGCAGTCTCGGCGATCAAGCGGGGCGCCTTCGACTTCATCGAGAAGCCCTTCAAGGCGGATCGGCTGATCCTGATTGCCGAGCGCGCGCTGGAGAATTCCAAGCTGAAACGCGAGGTCTCCGAATTGAAGCGCCGCACGGGTGACGCGATTGAACTCATCGGCACCTCGGTCGCCGTCTCGCAATTGCGCCAGACGATAGAAAAGATTGCGCCGACCAACAGCCGCATCATGATCTTCGGCCCCTCCGGTTCGGGCAAGGAACTCGTCGCACGCATGATCCACAAACGATCGGCCCGCTCAGGCGGACCGTTCGTCTCGCTGAACGCGGCAGCGATCACGCCTGATCGCATGGAAATGGCATTGTTCGGCACCGAGGGCACACCTGGCCAACCGCGCCGGATCGGTGCGCTCGAAGAGGCCCATCGCGGTATTCTCTATCTTGATGAAATCGGCGAAATGCCGCGCGAGACGCAGAACAAGATCCTACGCGTGCTCGTCGAACAGCAGTTCGAGCGTATCGGCGGGTCCAAGCGCGTCAAGGTCGATGTGCGCATCATCTCGTCGAGCGCCTACAATCTGGAAAGCCTGATCGCCGAAGGCCGTTTCCGCGAAGACCTGTTTCATCGCCTGGCCGTGGTCCCGGTCAAGGTACCGGCACTTGCCGAGCGCCGCGAGGATATCCCGTTCCTGGTCGACATGTTCATGCGTCAGGTTTCCGAACAGGCCGGCATCCGCCAGCGCAAGATCGGCGACGACGCGATGGCGGTTCTGCAGGCGAACGACTGGCCGGGCAACATCCGTCAACTGCGCAACAACATCGAACGATTGATGATCCTGGCTCAGGGCGACAGCCCTGATTCGCCGATCAGCGCCGAAATGCTGCCGCAGGATCTCTCGGACATGCTGCCGAAGGTGTCCGCTCGCAACGACACGCACATCATGACGCTGCCGCTGCGCGAAGCGCGCGAGATGTTCGAACGCGACTATCTGATTGCCCAGATCAACCGCTTCGGTGGCAATATTTCGCGGACCGCGGAATTCGTCGGCATGGAACGCTCGGCCCTCCATCGCAAACTGAAATCGCTTGGCGTATAA
- a CDS encoding sensor histidine kinase NtrY-like, whose translation MARVRTASAADVDSALAQDRRASFALPGLLLAGGALLCASLTLPILLGLTAIEPTSEVLIASAVINSLFIVGLMFLIGREVMRLFKARNRGRAAARLHVRIVALFSIIAITPAILVAIFASITLNVGLDRWFSIRTQSIVSSSMNVAQAYMLESASYLQGQTISMANDLERNRALFYLDRQGFVDLMTRQARGRGMLGAFLVREDGSAITQADIDTDKPLPAIPRDALGSAASGQPTLIPPGVTNLVGAIIKLESISGTFLYTIRAVDPKVMQAMRLMEENTAEYQSMEDGRTTLQIAFAILYLGFALIVLLAAIWTAIAVADRIVRPIRLLIGAADSIASGNLSVIVPVRAADGDVGSLSRTFNKMVSQIRSQRDEILEAKDEVDDRRRFIEAVLSGVTAAVIGVEDDGIITIVNPSAEYFLALPSEQLIGQKLALVAPEVDRVLAEAAVRHRGGYREQINMIRGGKERTLNVQVTREETRGSVDSYVITLDEITDLVVAQRSTAWADVARRIAHEIKNPLTPIQLSAERLKRRFGKQIAEDDKAVFNQCTDTIVRQVEDIGRMVDEFSAFARMPKPTKQRSDLREILTDAVFLREIGSAEIEFQRDFGTEPLEGNFDARMLAQAVGNIVKNAVEAIEAVPKDELGEGGKILVRSAFDGDQDRFIVDVIDNGRGLPSENRHRILEPYMTMREKGTGLGLAIVKKIIEEHGGQLELHDAPADFDRGRGAMIRIILPRADATAIETESDKEKVHGL comes from the coding sequence ATGGCACGCGTGAGGACTGCCTCCGCAGCAGACGTCGACAGCGCATTGGCGCAGGATCGGCGCGCATCCTTCGCATTGCCGGGCCTTCTCTTGGCTGGCGGCGCGCTCCTGTGTGCATCACTGACGCTGCCGATCTTGCTGGGCCTTACGGCAATCGAGCCGACCTCGGAGGTCCTCATTGCGTCTGCGGTCATCAATTCGTTGTTCATCGTCGGATTGATGTTCCTGATCGGCCGCGAGGTTATGCGTCTCTTCAAGGCGCGCAACCGAGGGCGTGCCGCCGCGCGACTGCATGTGCGAATCGTCGCCTTGTTTTCCATCATCGCGATCACGCCGGCGATCCTGGTGGCGATTTTCGCGTCGATCACGCTCAATGTCGGCCTCGACCGTTGGTTCTCGATCAGAACGCAGTCGATCGTCTCCTCGTCGATGAACGTCGCCCAGGCCTACATGCTGGAAAGCGCAAGCTATCTGCAGGGCCAGACGATCTCGATGGCCAACGACCTGGAACGCAATCGCGCCCTCTTCTATCTCGACCGCCAGGGCTTTGTTGACTTGATGACGCGTCAGGCCCGGGGCCGCGGCATGCTGGGCGCCTTTCTGGTGCGCGAGGACGGATCGGCGATCACACAGGCCGATATCGATACGGACAAGCCGCTTCCAGCGATTCCGCGCGATGCCCTTGGCAGCGCCGCTTCCGGCCAGCCGACGCTGATCCCACCCGGCGTGACCAACCTCGTCGGCGCCATCATCAAGCTGGAGAGCATTTCCGGCACATTCCTCTACACCATACGCGCCGTCGATCCGAAGGTCATGCAAGCCATGCGCCTGATGGAGGAGAACACCGCCGAATACCAGTCGATGGAAGATGGCCGAACGACGCTGCAGATCGCCTTCGCCATTCTCTATCTCGGCTTCGCGTTGATCGTTCTGCTCGCGGCCATCTGGACGGCGATTGCGGTTGCCGACCGGATCGTCAGACCGATCCGGCTGTTGATCGGCGCGGCTGACAGCATCGCCTCGGGCAACCTCAGCGTCATCGTGCCGGTTCGCGCCGCCGATGGCGATGTCGGCAGCCTCTCGCGGACCTTCAACAAGATGGTCTCGCAAATCCGATCGCAGCGTGACGAGATCCTCGAGGCCAAGGATGAGGTCGATGACCGTCGCCGCTTCATCGAGGCCGTATTGTCCGGTGTCACGGCTGCCGTCATCGGCGTCGAAGACGACGGCATCATCACAATCGTCAATCCATCGGCCGAGTATTTCCTGGCGCTGCCCTCCGAGCAGCTGATCGGGCAGAAACTTGCTCTGGTGGCTCCGGAAGTGGATCGTGTGCTCGCAGAGGCCGCCGTCCGTCATCGCGGTGGCTATCGCGAGCAGATCAACATGATCCGAGGTGGCAAGGAGCGGACGCTCAACGTGCAGGTCACCCGCGAGGAGACACGAGGCTCGGTCGATTCCTATGTCATCACCCTCGACGAGATAACCGATCTGGTCGTGGCCCAACGTTCAACGGCCTGGGCCGACGTTGCACGGCGCATCGCACACGAAATCAAGAACCCGCTGACGCCGATCCAGCTGTCGGCCGAACGCCTCAAGCGTCGGTTTGGCAAGCAGATTGCCGAGGACGACAAGGCCGTCTTCAACCAGTGCACCGATACCATCGTCCGTCAGGTCGAGGACATCGGCCGGATGGTCGACGAGTTCTCGGCCTTTGCCCGCATGCCGAAACCGACCAAGCAACGCTCCGACCTCCGCGAGATCCTGACGGACGCCGTCTTTCTCCGCGAAATCGGCAGTGCTGAAATCGAGTTCCAGCGGGACTTTGGCACCGAGCCGCTCGAAGGAAACTTCGATGCACGCATGCTGGCGCAGGCGGTCGGAAACATTGTCAAGAACGCCGTCGAAGCGATCGAAGCCGTGCCGAAGGACGAACTTGGCGAGGGCGGCAAGATTCTGGTTCGGTCGGCCTTCGACGGTGACCAGGACCGGTTCATTGTCGATGTCATCGACAATGGCCGCGGGCTGCCGAGCGAGAACCGCCATCGGATTCTCGAGCCCTACATGACGATGCGCGAGAAGGGCACCGGCCTTGGACTCGCGATAGTGAAGAAGATCATTGAAGAGCATGGTGGGCAGCTTGAACTGCACGACGCGCCGGCCGATTTCGACCGGGGCAGGGGCGCGATGATCCGCATCATCCTGCCGCGAGCAGACGCTACCGCCATCGAGACTGAAAGCGACAAGGAAAAGGTCCATGGCCTCTGA
- the ntrC gene encoding nitrogen regulation protein NR(I) — protein sequence MTATILVADDDAAIRTVLNQALSRAGYDVRITSNAATLWRWISAGEGDLVVTDVIMPDENAFDLLPRIKKARPDLPVLVMSAQNTFMTAIKASEKGAYDYLPKPFDLTELIAIIGRALSEPKKRPARLDDDMQDGMPLVGRSAAMQEIYRVLARLMQTDLTLMITGESGTGKELVAKALHDYGKRRNGPFVAINMAAIPRDLIESELFGHEKGAFTGAQNRSTGRFEQAEGGTLFLDEIGDMPMDAQTRLLRVLQQGEYTTVGGRTPIRTDVRIVAATNKDLKQSINQGLFREDLYYRLNVVPLRLPPLRDRAEDIPDLVRHFIQQGEKEGLDAKRFDHEALEVMKAYAWPGNVRELENVVRRLMALYPQDVIAREIVEQELRADVADSPISKVGMPSGTMTISQAVEENMRTYFASFGEALPPSGLYDRVLTEMEYPLILAALTATRGNQIKAADLLGLNRNTLRKKIRELGVSVYRSSRSA from the coding sequence ATGACAGCGACGATCCTTGTTGCAGATGACGATGCTGCGATCCGCACGGTCCTGAACCAGGCGCTGAGCCGCGCGGGTTACGACGTCAGGATCACCTCCAACGCGGCGACCCTCTGGCGCTGGATTTCGGCGGGCGAGGGCGACCTCGTCGTCACCGATGTCATCATGCCCGACGAAAACGCCTTCGATCTGTTGCCGCGCATCAAGAAGGCGCGGCCGGATCTGCCGGTGCTGGTCATGAGCGCCCAGAACACCTTCATGACCGCCATCAAGGCGTCCGAGAAGGGCGCCTATGACTACCTGCCGAAACCCTTCGACCTCACCGAACTGATCGCCATCATCGGCCGCGCGCTGTCGGAGCCGAAAAAGCGTCCAGCCCGTCTCGACGACGACATGCAGGATGGCATGCCGCTCGTCGGCCGCTCTGCCGCCATGCAGGAAATCTACCGCGTGCTGGCGCGCCTGATGCAGACGGACCTGACGCTGATGATCACCGGCGAATCCGGTACCGGCAAGGAACTGGTCGCCAAGGCGCTGCACGACTACGGCAAGCGTCGGAATGGTCCTTTCGTTGCCATCAACATGGCGGCCATCCCGCGGGACCTGATCGAATCGGAACTCTTCGGCCACGAGAAAGGTGCCTTCACCGGCGCGCAAAACCGTTCCACCGGCCGGTTCGAACAGGCCGAAGGCGGCACGCTCTTCCTCGATGAAATCGGCGATATGCCGATGGACGCCCAGACCCGTCTGCTTCGCGTGCTGCAGCAGGGCGAATACACGACCGTTGGCGGGCGCACCCCGATACGCACTGATGTCCGTATCGTTGCGGCGACCAACAAGGATCTGAAACAGTCGATCAATCAGGGCCTCTTCCGCGAAGACCTCTATTACCGATTGAATGTCGTGCCGCTGCGCCTGCCGCCGCTTCGCGACCGCGCCGAAGATATCCCCGATCTGGTCCGACACTTCATTCAGCAGGGCGAAAAAGAAGGCCTCGATGCCAAGCGTTTCGACCACGAGGCGCTCGAGGTGATGAAGGCCTATGCCTGGCCCGGCAACGTGCGCGAGCTGGAGAACGTGGTACGCCGCCTGATGGCGCTCTACCCACAGGACGTGATTGCCCGTGAAATCGTCGAGCAGGAACTGCGCGCCGATGTCGCCGACAGCCCGATCTCCAAGGTCGGCATGCCCTCGGGCACGATGACGATCTCCCAGGCCGTCGAAGAAAACATGCGGACCTATTTCGCGTCCTTCGGTGAAGCGCTTCCGCCGTCGGGTCTCTACGACCGGGTCCTGACCGAGATGGAGTATCCGCTGATCCTTGCCGCCCTGACTGCCACCCGAGGCAACCAGATCAAGGCGGCCGATCTGCTCGGCCTGAACCGCAACACGCTGCGCAAGAAGATCCGCGAGCTCGGCGTGTCGGTTTACCGCAGTTCCCGCTCGGCTTGA
- a CDS encoding two-component system sensor histidine kinase NtrB: MTANDKSGGLAMAVLNAIQNPVVMVDANGHIAFANWEAEAFFGASATHLARYRISTFIPFGSPLLSLIEQVRERRAPVNEYRVDLSSPRLGQEKLVDLYVAPVLSQPGNVVVVFQERSMADKIDRQLTHRAAARSVTGLASMLAHEIKNPLSGIRGAAQLLETAVTDEDRALTRLICDETDRIVSLVDRMEVFSDERPVDRQSINIHSVLDQVKAVAKAGFARNIRITENYDPSLPPVYANRDQLVQVFLNLVKNASEAIGERSDGEIQLTTAYRPGIRLSVAGSREKISLPLEFCVHDNGPGVPSDLLPHLFDPFITTKTNGSGLGLALVAKIIGAHGGIVECDSQASRTTFRVLMPMSKETALEDAPLPKSTGTN; encoded by the coding sequence ATGACGGCGAATGATAAGAGCGGTGGCCTTGCCATGGCCGTGCTCAACGCCATCCAGAACCCGGTGGTGATGGTGGATGCCAATGGGCACATCGCTTTCGCCAACTGGGAGGCCGAGGCCTTTTTTGGCGCAAGCGCCACGCATCTCGCCCGCTACCGTATTTCGACATTCATCCCTTTCGGCAGTCCGCTGCTGTCGCTGATCGAACAGGTGCGCGAACGCCGCGCGCCGGTCAACGAATACCGCGTCGATTTGAGTTCGCCGCGTCTCGGCCAGGAAAAGCTCGTCGACCTCTATGTGGCACCGGTCCTCAGCCAGCCCGGCAATGTCGTGGTCGTTTTCCAGGAACGGTCGATGGCCGACAAGATCGACCGGCAGCTGACCCATCGCGCAGCGGCCCGATCCGTCACCGGCCTTGCCTCCATGCTGGCGCATGAGATCAAGAACCCGCTCTCCGGCATCCGTGGTGCTGCGCAGCTGCTCGAGACAGCAGTCACAGACGAAGATCGGGCGCTGACCCGCCTGATCTGCGACGAGACGGATCGTATCGTCTCGCTTGTCGATCGCATGGAGGTCTTTTCCGACGAGCGGCCGGTCGATCGTCAGTCGATCAACATCCACTCTGTCCTCGATCAGGTAAAGGCTGTGGCGAAAGCAGGCTTTGCCCGCAACATCAGGATCACCGAGAATTACGACCCTTCGTTGCCGCCGGTCTATGCCAACCGGGACCAGCTGGTGCAGGTCTTTCTGAACCTGGTGAAGAACGCATCCGAGGCCATCGGCGAGCGCTCCGACGGCGAAATCCAGCTCACCACGGCCTATCGACCCGGCATTCGCCTCTCGGTCGCCGGCTCGCGCGAAAAGATCTCCCTGCCGCTCGAATTCTGCGTCCATGACAACGGGCCCGGCGTACCATCAGACCTTCTGCCCCATCTCTTCGATCCCTTCATCACGACGAAGACGAACGGCTCGGGGCTCGGTCTGGCGCTCGTCGCCAAGATCATCGGCGCCCATGGCGGCATCGTCGAGTGTGACAGCCAGGCGAGCCGCACCACCTTCCGGGTCTTGATGCCCATGTCGAAAGAGACGGCGCTCGAAGATGCGCCTCTGCCAAAATCCACGGGAACGAACTGA
- the dusB gene encoding tRNA dihydrouridine synthase DusB, whose product MISVALDTPFSIGPVPVRNRVVLAPMSGVTDLPFRQLAFRFGAGLVVTEMVASRELVFNAAESWSRLKGAGLTPHMVQLAGREAKWLAEAAVIAEANGADIIDINMGCPAKKVIGGYAGSALMREPDHALSLIEATVKSVKIPVTVKMRLGWDDTSINAPDIAARAEAAGVQLITVHGRTRMQFYEGKANWDAIAAVRDAIRIPLIANGDVDTVEDANEILRRSGADAVMIGRGCQGRPWHAGVLAGHAAPAASEISDVVVDHYRAMLDHYGAEVGVRHARKHLGWYLDRHAPDLAPEAKASIMTSKDQGFVVGALQRALSENDGARARQEAA is encoded by the coding sequence TTGATTTCCGTCGCGTTGGACACGCCCTTCAGCATTGGCCCGGTTCCTGTTCGGAACCGTGTTGTGCTTGCGCCGATGTCTGGCGTCACGGATCTGCCGTTCCGCCAGCTCGCCTTCCGCTTTGGCGCAGGCCTCGTGGTCACTGAAATGGTGGCGAGCCGCGAACTGGTCTTCAACGCAGCCGAAAGCTGGTCACGGCTGAAGGGGGCAGGTCTCACCCCGCATATGGTGCAGCTGGCCGGGCGCGAAGCAAAATGGCTGGCCGAAGCGGCGGTGATTGCTGAGGCCAATGGCGCCGATATCATTGATATCAACATGGGCTGCCCGGCCAAAAAGGTGATCGGTGGTTATGCCGGTTCCGCCCTGATGCGCGAACCGGATCACGCCTTGTCTCTGATCGAGGCAACAGTCAAGTCGGTAAAGATCCCGGTGACAGTCAAGATGCGCCTCGGTTGGGACGACACCTCGATCAATGCGCCCGACATTGCTGCCCGCGCCGAAGCCGCCGGTGTGCAGCTGATTACCGTGCATGGCCGCACTCGAATGCAGTTTTACGAGGGTAAGGCGAATTGGGACGCGATCGCCGCCGTTCGCGACGCCATCCGGATTCCGCTGATCGCCAATGGCGACGTCGATACTGTCGAGGATGCCAACGAGATTCTGCGCCGCTCCGGCGCCGACGCCGTCATGATCGGTCGCGGCTGCCAGGGCCGCCCATGGCATGCCGGCGTTCTCGCAGGTCATGCCGCCCCCGCTGCATCTGAGATATCCGATGTCGTCGTGGACCACTATCGGGCGATGCTGGATCACTATGGTGCCGAAGTCGGCGTGCGCCACGCCCGCAAGCACCTCGGCTGGTATCTCGATCGCCACGCGCCGGATCTCGCACCGGAGGCGAAGGCATCCATCATGACATCGAAAGATCAGGGCTTCGTTGTCGGGGCCTTGCAGCGGGCACTCTCGGAGAACGATGGCGCGCGCGCCAGACAGGAGGCCGCATGA